A genomic window from Streptomyces sp. 846.5 includes:
- a CDS encoding CoA transferase: MTYTDDAATVDAWTALGGRAELAAGVRYDGAGDVLPARLPVRELARACVGACSLAAAELLALRNGVPLPAVRVNEAAVATAFVSERHLRIDGRTPTAFAPLSGFWRADDGWVRTHANYPHHRARLLDALGVQDTGDDQELAEALARTLASRPARSVQESVYARGGLAVAVAESADDGAHLLDGRPLVTMRRTPGGAPRALPPGPLPASGVRVLDLTRVIAGPVATRTLALLGADVLRVDQPSLPEDADTHTDTGMGKRSTLLDLTAADDRQTFEALLDTADVVVTGYRPGALDRHGLAPEALSARRPGLVVAHLRAWGGSEPWARRRGFDSLVQAASGIAAIERGSDGRPGVLPAQALDHGTGYLLAAGVLRALSERQSGGGGVELGFSLAGTAAWLVRSVKSTPVSAGDADPELWLAETDSDYGRLRYALPPVHYEGAPRTWARASTRWGSDLPRWTDSD, from the coding sequence ATGACGTACACAGACGATGCTGCGACCGTTGACGCCTGGACCGCGCTGGGGGGCCGCGCCGAGCTCGCGGCGGGGGTCCGTTACGACGGCGCGGGGGACGTCCTGCCGGCCCGTCTGCCCGTGCGCGAGCTGGCCCGCGCCTGCGTGGGCGCCTGCTCGCTGGCGGCGGCGGAGCTGCTGGCCCTGCGCAACGGGGTCCCGCTCCCCGCGGTACGGGTGAACGAGGCGGCGGTGGCGACCGCGTTTGTCAGCGAACGCCATCTGCGGATCGACGGCAGGACCCCCACAGCCTTCGCACCGCTGTCCGGCTTCTGGCGCGCGGACGACGGCTGGGTCCGCACCCATGCCAACTACCCGCACCACCGGGCCCGGCTGCTGGACGCCCTGGGCGTCCAGGACACCGGCGACGACCAGGAGTTGGCAGAGGCGCTGGCACGGACTCTGGCGTCGCGGCCGGCGCGGTCGGTCCAGGAGTCCGTCTACGCCCGGGGCGGCCTGGCCGTCGCGGTGGCCGAGTCGGCCGACGACGGCGCCCATCTGCTGGACGGCCGCCCGCTGGTGACGATGCGTCGGACGCCGGGAGGCGCGCCCCGGGCGCTGCCGCCGGGACCGCTGCCCGCGAGCGGGGTGCGGGTGCTCGACCTGACCCGGGTGATCGCGGGCCCGGTCGCGACCCGCACACTCGCGCTGCTCGGCGCGGACGTGCTGCGCGTCGACCAGCCGTCGCTCCCCGAGGACGCGGACACCCACACGGACACCGGTATGGGCAAGCGCTCCACGCTGCTGGACCTCACGGCGGCCGATGACCGGCAGACCTTCGAAGCCCTCCTGGACACCGCGGACGTCGTGGTGACGGGCTACCGTCCGGGCGCGCTCGACCGGCACGGGCTCGCGCCCGAGGCCCTGTCGGCGCGCCGCCCCGGCCTGGTCGTCGCCCACCTCCGCGCCTGGGGCGGGTCGGAACCGTGGGCGCGGCGGCGCGGTTTCGACAGCCTGGTCCAGGCCGCGAGCGGCATCGCCGCGATCGAGCGCGGCAGCGACGGCCGCCCCGGCGTCCTGCCCGCCCAGGCCCTGGACCACGGCACCGGCTACCTGCTCGCCGCCGGTGTACTGCGAGCGCTGAGTGAGCGTCAGTCGGGCGGCGGGGGAGTGGAGTTGGGATTCTCGCTGGCGGGGACGGCGGCCTGGCTGGTGCGGAGCGTCAAGAGCACTCCGGTGTCGGCCGGGGACGCCGATCCGGAACTGTGGCTGGCCGAAACGGATTCCGACTACGGCCGGCTGCGGTACGCCCTCCCGCCCGTCCACTACGAGGGCGCCCCCAGGACCTGGGCGCGGGCGTCGACCCGCTGGGGCAGCGACCTTCCGCGCTGGACCGACTCAGACTGA
- a CDS encoding isochorismatase family cysteine hydrolase: MTTADQTTPVRTAFLALDFATYIVENFSHDHDVAANAAKALKAARAAGLPVFHIVHEAMLGQLHPLLGPEGDEPVLAKSTMGAFASTDLDARLRAAGVERVVIAGVATSGTVLSTARWAYDTGYEVVVCADACADPDARAHAALVDRSVFPESWIGLWRIARVLDSSELADLRG; encoded by the coding sequence ATGACCACGGCCGATCAGACGACACCGGTGCGGACGGCATTTCTCGCGCTGGACTTCGCGACCTACATCGTCGAGAACTTCAGCCATGACCACGACGTCGCGGCGAACGCCGCCAAGGCACTGAAGGCGGCCAGGGCCGCCGGGCTGCCGGTGTTCCACATCGTCCACGAGGCGATGCTCGGCCAACTGCACCCGCTGCTGGGGCCCGAGGGCGACGAACCGGTGCTGGCCAAGTCCACCATGGGAGCCTTCGCCAGCACCGACCTGGATGCCCGGCTGCGCGCGGCCGGCGTCGAACGGGTCGTCATCGCCGGTGTGGCGACCTCCGGTACGGTGCTGTCCACCGCTCGCTGGGCGTACGACACCGGTTACGAGGTCGTCGTCTGCGCCGACGCCTGCGCCGATCCCGACGCGCGGGCGCACGCCGCGCTGGTCGACCGGTCCGTCTTCCCGGAGAGCTGGATCGGGCTCTGGCGCATCGCCCGGGTGCTGGACTCGTCCGAGCTCGCCGACCTGCGCGGCTGA
- a CDS encoding TetR/AcrR family transcriptional regulator gives MQAEQRPLRADARRNRERLLEVARQAFAAEGLAVPLDEIARRAGVGPGTLYRHFPTKEALFEAVVHARLRHLVDQARALRDSEDPGAALFLMLDRIVADAAAKADLVDALAGAGVEVRTAVAGSAADLRGEIGHLLAAAQKAGTLRDDIDIADLMTVLSGVLLALRHPATRVTDPRRTLAILRDGLRAAPSVPAVSPPQGAGSAGPPPPGAGG, from the coding sequence GTGCAGGCCGAGCAGAGACCGCTGCGCGCCGACGCCCGCCGCAACCGGGAGCGGCTGCTGGAGGTGGCCCGGCAGGCCTTCGCTGCCGAGGGACTCGCCGTCCCGCTGGACGAGATCGCGCGCCGGGCCGGGGTGGGTCCGGGCACCCTCTACCGGCACTTCCCTACCAAGGAGGCGCTGTTCGAGGCCGTCGTCCATGCGCGGCTGCGGCACCTCGTCGACCAGGCCCGGGCCCTGCGCGACAGCGAGGACCCGGGAGCGGCGCTGTTCCTGATGCTCGACCGCATCGTCGCCGACGCCGCCGCCAAGGCCGACCTGGTCGACGCCCTGGCCGGAGCGGGCGTCGAGGTCCGGACCGCGGTGGCCGGGTCGGCCGCGGACCTCCGCGGCGAGATCGGCCATCTCCTCGCCGCCGCCCAGAAGGCGGGCACGCTGCGCGACGACATCGACATCGCCGACCTGATGACCGTCCTGTCCGGCGTACTGCTGGCCCTGCGCCACCCGGCCACCCGGGTCACCGACCCCCGGCGCACCCTGGCGATCCTGCGCGACGGCCTGCGCGCCGCGCCTTCCGTTCCGGCGGTCAGTCCACCGCAGGGAGCGGGTTCTGCCGGGCCGCCTCCGCCCGGTGCCGGAGGATGA
- a CDS encoding histidine kinase produces the protein MIPLSPRPRSAAGRPHPALTLAVLVGPPLGVAVAATHALLYDDSDPLRWTLAMATIWPLLLRHRAPVPVFWLCWAAAVGSWALGSVEVPAFAVLVAFYTVVALRGARYSVAAAVAVEAGVVLVALQMAPPGSLNDAVIILTGLAAAVFLLGTTLRNQRRYLASVEDRAQRLEQERLQQQQLAAATERARIAREMHDIVAHGLVVVIALSEAAAATAGTDPEAARGQMLQSASAGRQSLAGMRRLLGMLRADDGADDAADLAPQPDLDALPPLVEETRRTGLDVRLTETGSREALSAAVQTTVYRIVQESLTNVVKHAPEASRADVVLHCGRDLVRFCITDDGWRVPSLRGERRIAIGAGDGLTGMRERAAMFDGELYAGPTTDGWAVAGELRLEDPR, from the coding sequence GTGATTCCCCTGAGCCCGCGACCGCGCTCCGCCGCAGGCAGGCCGCACCCGGCGCTCACCCTGGCCGTGCTGGTCGGACCGCCGCTGGGTGTCGCCGTCGCCGCGACACACGCGCTGCTCTACGACGACTCGGACCCGCTGCGCTGGACCCTGGCAATGGCGACGATCTGGCCGCTGCTGCTGCGCCACCGCGCGCCCGTCCCGGTGTTCTGGCTCTGCTGGGCGGCCGCGGTGGGGTCGTGGGCGCTCGGGTCCGTCGAGGTCCCGGCCTTCGCGGTGCTGGTCGCCTTCTACACCGTGGTCGCCCTGCGCGGGGCGCGGTACTCCGTCGCCGCAGCGGTGGCCGTCGAGGCCGGCGTCGTCCTGGTGGCTCTCCAGATGGCCCCGCCCGGCAGCCTGAACGACGCCGTGATCATCCTCACCGGCCTGGCCGCCGCGGTGTTCCTGCTCGGCACCACCCTGCGCAACCAGCGCCGGTACCTGGCCTCCGTCGAGGACCGGGCGCAGCGCCTGGAGCAGGAGCGGCTCCAGCAGCAGCAGCTCGCCGCCGCGACCGAGCGGGCCCGGATCGCCCGCGAGATGCACGACATCGTCGCCCACGGCCTGGTGGTCGTCATCGCCCTGTCCGAGGCGGCGGCCGCGACGGCCGGGACCGATCCGGAGGCCGCCCGCGGGCAGATGCTCCAGTCCGCGTCCGCCGGACGGCAGTCCCTGGCCGGCATGCGCCGGCTGCTGGGCATGCTGCGGGCGGACGACGGGGCGGACGACGCGGCGGACCTCGCCCCGCAGCCGGACCTGGACGCGCTGCCGCCCCTGGTCGAGGAGACCCGCCGCACCGGTCTCGACGTGCGCCTCACCGAGACCGGCAGCCGGGAGGCCCTGAGCGCGGCGGTGCAGACCACGGTCTACCGGATCGTGCAGGAGTCGCTCACCAATGTGGTCAAGCACGCCCCCGAGGCGTCCAGGGCCGATGTGGTGCTGCACTGCGGCCGCGACCTGGTGCGCTTCTGTATCACCGACGACGGTTGGCGAGTACCCTCCCTCCGCGGGGAGCGCCGCATCGCGATCGGCGCCGGGGACGGACTCACCGGGATGCGGGAGCGGGCGGCGATGTTCGACGGTGAGCTGTACGCGGGGCCCACCACGGACGGCTGGGCGGTTGCCGGTGAGCTGAGACTGGAGGATCCGCGGTGA
- a CDS encoding response regulator transcription factor, translated as MTISVLLADDQALVRMAFRALLDTMPGITVVGEAADGDQAVDLARKTCPDVVLMDIRMPGTDGIEATRRIASETASRVLLLTTFDLDDYAFDGLRAGACGFLLKDAVPATLGEAIRAVACGEAVLTPRITRGLVDRFARIAPWPRDEHASTRFAQLTPREQEVFRLIAAGLSNAEIAERLFLTEATVKTHITRILAKLQLRDRVQAVIFAYEHQLRGRAG; from the coding sequence GTGACGATCTCGGTTCTGCTCGCCGACGACCAGGCGCTGGTGCGGATGGCCTTCCGCGCCCTGCTGGACACGATGCCGGGGATCACTGTGGTCGGCGAGGCCGCCGACGGCGACCAGGCGGTGGACCTGGCCCGAAAGACCTGTCCCGACGTGGTGCTCATGGACATCCGGATGCCCGGCACGGACGGAATCGAGGCGACCCGGCGGATCGCCTCGGAGACGGCCTCGCGCGTCCTCCTGCTCACCACCTTCGACCTGGACGACTACGCCTTCGACGGGCTGCGCGCGGGCGCCTGCGGCTTTCTGCTCAAGGACGCGGTCCCGGCCACGCTCGGCGAGGCGATCCGCGCCGTCGCCTGCGGGGAGGCCGTGCTCACCCCGCGGATCACCCGCGGCCTGGTGGACCGCTTCGCCCGGATCGCCCCCTGGCCCCGCGACGAGCACGCCAGCACCCGCTTCGCCCAGCTGACCCCGCGCGAGCAGGAGGTCTTCCGGCTGATCGCGGCAGGACTGAGCAACGCCGAGATCGCCGAGCGGCTGTTCCTGACCGAAGCCACCGTCAAGACCCACATCACCCGCATCCTCGCCAAGCTGCAGCTCCGCGACCGGGTCCAGGCCGTCATCTTCGCCTACGAGCACCAGCTGCGCGGCCGAGCGGGCTGA
- a CDS encoding carboxymuconolactone decarboxylase family protein, translating into MDARLNLFTSAVGAQALKYVNSAGKVVSDSTLPAATQELVKLRASQINGCGFCTDMHTKEATHAGETSVRLNLVAAWREATVFTDAERAALELTEQGTRIADAAGGVTDEAWANAAKHHDEEQLAALVSLIALINAYNRVNVIVRQPAGDYQVGMFG; encoded by the coding sequence ATGGATGCTCGCCTCAACCTCTTCACCAGCGCCGTCGGGGCCCAGGCCCTGAAGTACGTCAACTCGGCGGGGAAGGTGGTCTCGGACTCGACCCTGCCGGCCGCGACGCAGGAGCTGGTGAAGCTCCGCGCCAGCCAGATCAACGGCTGCGGCTTCTGCACCGACATGCACACCAAGGAGGCCACGCACGCCGGGGAGACCTCGGTACGCCTCAACCTGGTCGCGGCCTGGCGTGAGGCCACGGTCTTCACCGACGCCGAGCGCGCCGCGCTGGAGCTGACGGAGCAGGGCACCCGTATCGCCGACGCCGCCGGCGGCGTCACGGACGAGGCCTGGGCCAACGCCGCCAAGCACCACGATGAGGAGCAGCTCGCCGCCCTGGTGTCGTTGATCGCGCTCATCAACGCCTACAACCGCGTGAACGTCATCGTCCGGCAGCCGGCCGGCGACTACCAGGTCGGCATGTTCGGCTGA
- a CDS encoding TetR family transcriptional regulator → MRTRMFLVERAAEVFARRGYRGASLDEIATAAGVSTGALHFHFPTKVQLSDAVRAAGQPALRLLVQSLDTRRPAPVQQLINLSQLVLEWLAGDVKVRIAVRMHHELPPAPESGPDFCTDWLYEMRVLTALAARRGNLLPGLDLPEVDATIAAATAGAELLAGRQGRCRGVSEVAATWRLILPGLVGEAAARGLDPYGGLHLGNRSRLPQISRTAPPTAPRLPVRVPVPRR, encoded by the coding sequence TTGCGTACGCGGATGTTCCTGGTGGAGAGGGCCGCCGAGGTGTTCGCCCGGCGTGGTTACCGAGGCGCCTCGCTCGACGAGATCGCCACGGCGGCCGGGGTCTCCACCGGAGCACTGCACTTCCACTTCCCGACCAAGGTGCAGCTCAGCGATGCCGTCCGCGCGGCCGGGCAGCCGGCCCTGCGCCTTCTCGTCCAGAGTCTCGACACCCGTCGCCCGGCACCGGTGCAGCAACTGATCAATCTGTCGCAGCTGGTGCTGGAGTGGCTCGCCGGAGATGTGAAGGTGCGGATCGCCGTCCGGATGCACCATGAACTGCCGCCGGCCCCGGAGTCGGGACCCGACTTCTGCACGGACTGGCTGTACGAGATGCGCGTGCTCACCGCCCTGGCCGCCCGGAGGGGGAACCTGCTCCCCGGGCTCGACCTCCCGGAGGTCGACGCGACGATCGCTGCGGCGACCGCGGGCGCGGAGCTGCTCGCCGGGCGACAGGGACGCTGCCGCGGCGTCTCCGAGGTGGCGGCGACCTGGCGGCTCATCCTCCCCGGACTGGTGGGCGAGGCGGCGGCCCGTGGCCTCGATCCGTACGGCGGCCTGCATCTGGGAAACCGGTCCCGGCTCCCGCAGATCAGCCGGACGGCGCCGCCGACGGCCCCCCGGCTCCCCGTGCGCGTGCCTGTGCCCCGGAGATGA
- a CDS encoding TetR/AcrR family transcriptional regulator — translation MQERAERTRGAIIAGAASTFGERGYVGAGVAEIVRRSGTARGALYFHFAAKEELAEVVVDACEAQLVSGFVRAAAEASAHGLARELAALADGDLIVRAGLRLIVEGCPNPPAPRYRLLIDALAAQLAARGERGRPPSPAAGAEADALAFALVGALLGAQAMARTFGRPDRAQAKAERSCELLISGAQARARGAGGPSAAPSG, via the coding sequence GTGCAGGAGCGGGCGGAGCGTACGAGGGGCGCGATCATCGCCGGCGCCGCGTCGACCTTCGGCGAACGCGGTTACGTCGGCGCGGGGGTGGCCGAGATCGTACGCAGGTCCGGTACGGCCCGGGGCGCGCTGTACTTCCACTTCGCCGCCAAGGAGGAACTCGCCGAAGTGGTCGTCGACGCCTGCGAGGCGCAGCTGGTGAGCGGATTCGTCCGGGCCGCGGCCGAGGCGAGCGCGCACGGCCTCGCCCGCGAGCTGGCGGCGCTGGCGGACGGTGACCTGATCGTGCGGGCGGGGCTGCGGCTGATCGTCGAGGGCTGCCCGAATCCTCCGGCCCCGCGGTACCGGCTCCTGATCGACGCGCTCGCAGCGCAGTTGGCCGCCCGGGGGGAGCGCGGCCGCCCACCGTCGCCCGCTGCCGGGGCGGAGGCCGACGCCCTCGCCTTCGCCCTGGTGGGCGCGTTGCTCGGAGCTCAGGCGATGGCTCGGACCTTCGGCCGGCCGGACCGGGCACAGGCGAAGGCGGAGCGCTCCTGCGAACTGCTCATCTCCGGGGCACAGGCACGCGCACGGGGAGCCGGGGGGCCGTCGGCGGCGCCGTCCGGCTGA
- a CDS encoding ScbA/BarX family gamma-butyrolactone biosynthesis protein, producing MVEDFFARTVPRKLVHRSAISEVLVTACRAVASDSFTVGAQLPRAHSFYGPVAARWHDPLLVAEAIRQAGLVVCHQELGIPLDHQFLMHELAYDIDLNGLLVADRPADLVLAVEVRDLRHRARTVSGARLEMTVHRDGRWLGTGGARFDCVSPAAYSRMRSIGGCPPEAAGAPTGTPAPALPTPLAPAAVGRDRQMDVVLSPATGPAAWLLRADRSHPVLFDHPVDHAPGMLLAEAARQASAALLGRPEALPAAFRIDYLSYVELDAPCVVRAQVLEQAGDLAQVRVTVAQGGEVAVRGRVTVVTGTGA from the coding sequence ATGGTCGAGGACTTCTTCGCCCGCACCGTACCGCGCAAGCTCGTGCACCGCTCGGCGATATCCGAAGTTCTCGTCACCGCCTGCCGGGCGGTCGCATCCGACAGCTTCACGGTGGGGGCCCAACTCCCGCGCGCACACAGCTTCTACGGTCCGGTCGCGGCCCGCTGGCACGATCCGCTGCTGGTGGCCGAGGCCATCCGCCAGGCCGGCCTGGTCGTCTGCCACCAGGAGCTCGGCATCCCCCTGGACCACCAGTTCCTCATGCACGAACTGGCCTACGACATCGACCTGAACGGGCTGCTGGTCGCGGACCGGCCGGCCGACCTGGTACTCGCCGTCGAGGTCCGCGATCTGCGCCACCGGGCCCGGACCGTGTCGGGCGCCCGCCTGGAGATGACGGTCCACCGGGACGGGCGCTGGCTGGGCACCGGCGGAGCGCGCTTCGACTGCGTCTCCCCCGCCGCGTACAGCCGAATGCGCTCGATCGGCGGTTGTCCTCCCGAAGCCGCTGGCGCACCGACCGGAACCCCGGCCCCGGCCCTGCCGACACCCCTCGCGCCGGCCGCGGTCGGCCGCGACCGTCAGATGGACGTGGTCCTCTCCCCGGCCACCGGGCCGGCCGCATGGCTGCTGCGGGCCGATCGGTCGCACCCCGTGCTCTTCGACCACCCGGTCGACCACGCCCCCGGCATGCTGCTCGCCGAGGCGGCGCGGCAGGCGAGCGCCGCGCTGCTCGGCCGACCCGAGGCCCTGCCGGCCGCCTTCCGTATCGACTACCTGAGCTACGTCGAGCTGGACGCCCCCTGCGTGGTGCGTGCCCAGGTCCTGGAGCAGGCCGGCGACCTCGCCCAGGTGCGGGTGACCGTCGCCCAGGGCGGGGAGGTGGCGGTCCGCGGCCGGGTCACCGTCGTGACCGGGACCGGTGCCTGA